In Salarias fasciatus chromosome 20, fSalaFa1.1, whole genome shotgun sequence, a single window of DNA contains:
- the LOC115408725 gene encoding putative nuclease HARBI1, with product MPSSAGVIAVAWAIGLFSQLSAANRRNERRRRYLRRLGMLVECAMAGHPTAYCKLNHNVPILRLWFNVEAELKQDFRLSRRAMNSLQRLLQRDQDHGWGIQLEVLIYVFWLAHGLSYRVVCRVFNVPKSTVHRIIHKIAQAIWIQLKNYIAFPQTGQLHAVGQGFADLSGTPAFHNVVGAIDGTHIRIQPPARYHMDYLNYKGFHSINMQAICDSSGRFLDIFVGYPGSVHDTRVLKNSSFYRARRYPPTGYILLGDGGYPCLDTPVCLITPYKEPVNGPIQGRFNHHHSKGRSIIERAFGMMKTRWRCTLFKASEVKPTFAPQVIASCAFLHNVCLDSGDVLEPDEDAAQDMLDPQPPREPLAADERSGNSTRDHLASLISGNV from the exons ATGCCGTCGTCGGCTGGAGTAATCGCCGTTGCGTGGGCCATCGGGCTGTTTTCACAGTTGTCCGCTGCCAATCGGAGGAATGAAAGAAGAAGGAGATACCTTCGACGGCTGGGAATGCTGGTGGAGTGTGCTATG GCTGGTCACCCTACGGCATATTGCAAACTGAACCACAACGTGCCCATCCTGCGACTGTGGTTCAATGTGGAGGCAGAGCTGAAGCAGGACTTTCGCCTCAGCAGAAGAGCAATGAACAGTCTGCAGAGGCTGCTACAGCGCGATCAGGACCATGGCTGGGGAATTCAGCTAGAAGTACTCATCTATGTTTTCTGGCTGGCCCATGGACTGTCCTATCGCGTTGTATGTCGTGTGTTCAATGTGCCCAAGTCCACAGTCCACCGCATCATCCACAAAATAGCACAGGCTATATGGATCCAGCTCAAGAATTACATCGCCTTCCCTCAGACAGGACAGCTTCATGCAGTCGGACAAGGATTTGCGGACCTATCAGGGACCCCTGCATTCCACAATGTAGTGGGTGCAATAGATGGAACACACATCAGGATACAACCACCAGCACGGTACCACATGGACTACTTAAATTACAAAGGATTCCATTCCATAAACATGCAGGCAATATGTGACTCCAGTGGAAGATTCCTGGACATCTTTGTTGGCTACCCGGGGTCAGTTCATGACACCCGTGTACTGAAGAACAGCAGCTTTTACAGAGCGAGACGGTACCCTCCCACAGGCTACATTCTTCTAGGAGATGGTGGCTATCCATGTTTGGACACACCAGTCTGTCTGATAACACCGTACAAAGAGCCAGTGAATGGACCAATACAGGGGCGATTCAATCATCATCACTCCAAAGGACGCAGCATAATAGAAAGGGCCTTTGGAATGATGAAAACCAGATGGAGGTGCACTCTCTTCAAAGCCTCGGAGGTCAAACCAACATTTGCACCTCAGGTTATTGCGTCCTGTGCCTTCCTGCACAATGTGTGTCTGGACAGTGGGGATGTGCTGGAGCCAGATGAAGATGCTGCACAGGACATGCTGGACCCCCAACCTCCAAGGGAACCCCTGGCAGCTGATGAGAGGTCTGGCAATTCAACAAGAGACCACCTGGCCTCTCTGATCTCGGGCAATGTGTAG